The following nucleotide sequence is from Anaerobiospirillum thomasii.
TAACCATGGTTTTGGCACGTATTGGTTTTTTATCAAGCTGTACTGCAAGCTGCTGCGGTACACGACCTATTTTCTGTACGTGTACATAAAGCCCATGACTTAGATCACTGGCCTTTAAAGACGGGCCGTCATAGGAGCTGTAATTTTCATTTCTGGCACTTTTATACTCAACAGAGTTGGCAAGAAGATTGCCCAGATCATCACAGCTTTTAACAATAATCTTGGTTTTAAAGTTATAAGGGCACAGGCCTACAACACGGCTTCCGACGCGATCATTTTCATCACAGAGCTTAACAAGATCTGACATTGAGTTTAAAAAGCTTTTACCATGTGGGTTTTGCATAAACGCATAAAAACTATCTTTTTTACTGTCATTTACCTTATATAAAACTGAATCTGTACAAATTGCATCAAGCTCTAGGATAACCTGTGGCATAACTTACTCCTCACATCTTTATTTAATATTGTATATATTAATTATGCGCAAAATTATTCATAGCTACTCTTTATCATATAGAGTTGCAACAATGTGATTTATATCAGATTCATGTAGATTTTAAGGCTTATTTATGCAGGCACAGGTGACATTTTTTTACCTGAAGACCTGTGTACAGACAGCAAAAGATTCTCCTGACATGAAGGCTTAATCTATAAGTGTATGTTAGCAAACAAAAAGAGCAGCAAAATATCCCTTGCTGCTCTTATATAAGCTAAAGTTCTGTGGCATCAGACTCCAGTGGAGCCAAAGCCGCCCTGACCTCTGTCAGTAATATCAAAATCATCTACAACCTCAAATGAGGCTTTGATAATAGGTACAAAGATCATCTGAGCAATTCTGTCTCCAACTTTGATAGTAAAATCCTCCTTGGATCTGTTCCACAGAGGTACCATCAAAGGACCCTGATAATCAGAGTCGATAAGACCTGTCAGATTGCCAAGTACAATACCGTGCTTGTAACCAAGACCTGATCGTGGCAGAACTGTGGCACATACATTTTCATCTTTTATATACATACTAAAGCCGGTAGGTACCAGCAAAGACTCTCCTGCATGCAGCACTGTATCCTGTTCTATCATGGCTCTTAAATCCATGCCGGCAGAGCCTCTGGTGGCATAATCTGGCAGTGGAAAGTCCAAAGAGCCCAGTCTTTTATCAAGGATCTTAATCTGAACACCAAGTGTTGTCATTTATATTATTTCCTGTTATCGCGATTGATTTTAAAGATTAAATCTACAATCTGACCTGCAATATATTCTTTGGAGGCCTTTGAAAGATCAGCTATTTTACCAGCTTTATCATAGATGCTGACAGCATTGTCATCACTGTTAAAGCCGACATCTGAAGCTGAGACATCATTTAGCACAATAAGATCAAGATTCTTTCTGTCTATCTTGGCTCTGGCATTGGTCTCATGGTGATCAGTTTCAGCTGCAAAGCCTACTGTGTATGGACGTTTGTCTGTTATATGGCCAACATCACTTATAATATCCTTGTTCTTAACCAGTTTAAGATTGATGCTCTCAACATCATCTTCCTTTTTTATCTTAAGGGCTGCTGCATTTTCAACACTAAAGTCAGCTACAGCGGCACAGCCAATGACAATATCATAGTCTCTGGCGCGTGACATAACAGCCTGATGCATTTCACCTGCTGTCTGCACCTTTACAACCGAAATGCCATCTGCTGCCTTGAGATCTACAGGTCCTGAAACGATAGTGACATAGGCTCCTCTTTCATAACAGGCTCTGGCCAGGGCATAACCCATTTTGCCTGAGCTTTTATTGGTAATAAAGCGTACAGGATCTATAGGTTCTACAGTAGGGCCTGCAGTAATAAGCACTTTAAAGCCAGCACCATGGGATTTTGGCAGCAGTTTAGTCTGAGTAAGCTCCAGAGGACGGCCAGGCTGCATCAGATATGGCTGCTCTGTATAAGGCAGGGCAGTTTTATTTAACAGTGCAATGATATAAGCCAGAATTTCCTCAGGCTCTCTCATGCGTCCTTCACCTACCTCGCCGCAGGCAAGAGGGCCAGAGGCTGGAGTTATGATATATGTTCCACGTGAAGCTAAGGTTTGTAAATTCTGCTGAGTAGCTGCATGTCTGTACATTCTGCTGTTCATGGCAGGAGCAACAACTATAGGGCATGCTGCAGCCAGTGCTGTGGCGGTAAGAGAGTTATCGGCAAAACCATTGGCAAGTTTGGCTATGGTATTGGCTGTAGCAGGGGCTATAACCATCAGATCGGCGTCAGAGCCAAGACTGATATGGTCAATCTCTACAGTATCATCAAAAATATTAATTGTAACCTTATGACCAGAGAGTGTCTCAAGAGTGGTCTTAGATACGAGTTTAGAGGCTGCCTTGGTCATTACAACATGTACACAGGCTCCCTGAGATATAAGGAGTCGGCACAGCTGACAGGTTTTATAGGCAGCAATTCCGCCGCAAATGCCAAGAACAATCTTTCTGTCTTTTAATTGCATTGTCATACATTACTCCTTTTAAATAATTGATTTATTTAAAAATTAGCATAATTTTGAGTTTATTCAACAAGAGTTATTGATTTTTGTTAAGTCAGAGTATAAATCTCGACTTATATATAAATAATGTCAGATGAGTGTAAATTAAAGGTCTATTTATAAATTTAATAATATGGCAAAAGGTCTGGCCCAATAAATAAATTGTGGGGAATAAACATAAGACATATGGTGTAATTTATTGTTAGCAAAGCTTTTAATACCGTGTAATAGACTGAGATATGTGTATATAAACAAAGTTAAATAAAAGGCTGTATAATATTAAGAATATATAGAACATATATAGGAAGAGCTGTGTCATCTTTACAATCAATCTGTATTCTGCGTCTTTCCGCACTTGGTGACTGTATCAATGCCTATGCCTTTGCACTAGGTATAAAAAGGGGGTATGCAGATATAAGCGTAAGCCTCATTATGGACAGACGCTTTAGTGCATTATTCAGTGACAGTGCAGAAAAATCGGGTATTGAGATTATAAGCATAGATCTTAAATCCATGTCTTTAATGCAGGCTAGAAAAGAGTTAAAGG
It contains:
- the coaBC gene encoding bifunctional phosphopantothenoylcysteine decarboxylase/phosphopantothenate--cysteine ligase CoaBC; protein product: MTMQLKDRKIVLGICGGIAAYKTCQLCRLLISQGACVHVVMTKAASKLVSKTTLETLSGHKVTINIFDDTVEIDHISLGSDADLMVIAPATANTIAKLANGFADNSLTATALAAACPIVVAPAMNSRMYRHAATQQNLQTLASRGTYIITPASGPLACGEVGEGRMREPEEILAYIIALLNKTALPYTEQPYLMQPGRPLELTQTKLLPKSHGAGFKVLITAGPTVEPIDPVRFITNKSSGKMGYALARACYERGAYVTIVSGPVDLKAADGISVVKVQTAGEMHQAVMSRARDYDIVIGCAAVADFSVENAAALKIKKEDDVESINLKLVKNKDIISDVGHITDKRPYTVGFAAETDHHETNARAKIDRKNLDLIVLNDVSASDVGFNSDDNAVSIYDKAGKIADLSKASKEYIAGQIVDLIFKINRDNRK
- the dut gene encoding dUTP diphosphatase translates to MTTLGVQIKILDKRLGSLDFPLPDYATRGSAGMDLRAMIEQDTVLHAGESLLVPTGFSMYIKDENVCATVLPRSGLGYKHGIVLGNLTGLIDSDYQGPLMVPLWNRSKEDFTIKVGDRIAQMIFVPIIKASFEVVDDFDITDRGQGGFGSTGV